The proteins below are encoded in one region of Bosea sp. BIWAKO-01:
- a CDS encoding tRNA (cytidine(34)-2'-O)-methyltransferase, with protein sequence MLRLALYQPDIPQNSGTMIRMAACLGIAVDIIEPAAFDVSDRHFRRSGMDYLERAAITRHDSFRTFDAWRLAGGHRLILAETDGATAHTDFAFVPGDIVLVGRESAGVPAELYSTVDGSVHVPMRPGLRSLNVAIAAAVVMGEALRQLDAYPR encoded by the coding sequence ATGTTGCGCCTCGCCCTCTACCAGCCGGATATCCCGCAAAATTCGGGCACGATGATTCGCATGGCCGCCTGCCTCGGCATCGCGGTCGACATCATCGAACCCGCGGCCTTCGATGTCTCGGACCGCCATTTCCGGCGTTCCGGCATGGACTATCTCGAGCGCGCCGCGATCACCCGGCATGATTCGTTCAGAACTTTCGACGCCTGGCGGCTTGCCGGCGGCCACCGGCTCATCCTGGCGGAGACGGATGGGGCCACCGCTCATACCGATTTTGCGTTCGTTCCCGGCGACATCGTGCTCGTCGGACGCGAATCGGCGGGCGTTCCCGCCGAGCTCTACTCAACCGTCGACGGCAGCGTCCATGTGCCGATGCGCCCGGGCTTGCGTTCGCTCAATGTCGCAATTGCCGCAGCCGTGGTTATGGGAGAAGCCTTGCGGCAGCTGGACGCTTATCCGAGATAG
- a CDS encoding ABC transporter ATP-binding protein, which translates to MFASLFRFLESRIDVFAPFDEGQTPPKGVWPFMWHHIKGVKGWMALIMLTGLGFSGIEAAMYLMVGWFVDLLATQSPETIWRDHGTVLLGAAFLLVVVRPLIYFANHAIVDQVVVPQITNQIRWRNHVYTLGHALSYFQNDFAGRLSARVIQAGQSIRGATIEVIDDLWYALIFASVAIGFFGSTSLWLALPVIVWFAAYIVLLIYFVPRAKKRSEANSLGRSSTTGRIVDSYTNILTVKLFARADAERSSVRDSLSRWNASFLHLSRLITGVSVILQTMNSLLVVTTAWISLHLWSQGIMSPGAVAAAIGLVLRLVQMSSWLIHLVRGVFENIGSVQESMETIAKPHDLTDVPDARPLSVGEGAIRFEQVRFNYGRNGGLFEGLNLDIRPGEKIGLVGPSGAGKSTLVNLLLRLYPLEAGRILIDGQDIARVTQDSLRAQIGMVTQDNSLLHRSIGDNIGYGRIDATEDEIIEAARRASAHEFVATLSDQDGRKGFESRVGERGVKLSGGQRQRIAIARVLLKDAPILILDEATSALDSEVEATIQEQLTALMQGKTVIAIAHRLSTIAALDRLIVLDKGRIVDQGSHAELVARGGLYARLWARQSGGFLAVADPETVTA; encoded by the coding sequence ATGTTCGCCTCCCTGTTCCGTTTTCTCGAAAGCCGCATCGACGTCTTCGCGCCCTTTGACGAGGGCCAGACGCCGCCCAAGGGCGTGTGGCCATTCATGTGGCACCACATCAAGGGCGTGAAGGGCTGGATGGCCCTGATCATGCTCACCGGCCTCGGCTTCAGCGGCATCGAAGCGGCGATGTATCTGATGGTCGGCTGGTTCGTGGATCTGTTGGCGACCCAGTCGCCCGAGACGATCTGGCGTGATCACGGCACGGTGCTGCTCGGCGCGGCCTTCCTGCTCGTCGTGGTCCGCCCGCTGATCTATTTTGCCAATCATGCGATCGTGGACCAGGTCGTGGTGCCGCAGATCACCAATCAGATCCGCTGGCGCAACCATGTCTACACGCTTGGCCATGCGCTCTCCTATTTCCAGAATGATTTCGCGGGACGGCTTTCGGCGCGCGTGATCCAGGCGGGGCAATCGATCCGCGGCGCGACGATCGAGGTCATCGACGATCTCTGGTACGCGCTGATCTTCGCATCAGTGGCGATCGGCTTCTTCGGCTCGACCAGCCTCTGGCTGGCGCTGCCGGTCATCGTCTGGTTTGCGGCCTATATCGTGCTGCTGATCTATTTCGTGCCGCGTGCGAAGAAACGTTCCGAAGCGAACTCGCTGGGTCGTTCCTCGACGACCGGACGCATCGTCGATTCCTATACCAATATCCTGACGGTCAAGCTCTTCGCCCGCGCCGATGCCGAGCGCTCGTCTGTCCGCGACTCGCTGTCGCGCTGGAACGCCTCGTTCCTGCATTTGTCGCGCCTGATCACCGGTGTCAGCGTCATCCTGCAGACCATGAACAGCCTGCTGGTCGTGACGACGGCATGGATCTCACTGCATCTCTGGAGCCAGGGCATCATGTCGCCCGGAGCGGTCGCGGCCGCGATCGGCCTCGTGCTGCGGCTGGTGCAGATGTCGAGCTGGCTGATCCATCTGGTGCGCGGCGTGTTCGAGAATATCGGCTCCGTGCAGGAGAGCATGGAGACGATCGCCAAGCCGCATGACCTGACCGACGTGCCCGATGCCAGGCCCTTGTCGGTCGGCGAGGGGGCGATCCGCTTCGAGCAGGTGCGCTTCAATTATGGCCGCAACGGCGGTCTTTTCGAGGGGCTCAACCTCGATATCCGTCCGGGCGAGAAGATCGGCCTCGTCGGCCCGTCCGGCGCCGGCAAGTCGACGCTCGTCAACCTGCTCTTGCGGCTCTATCCGCTGGAGGCCGGTCGCATCCTGATCGATGGGCAGGATATCGCCCGCGTGACGCAGGACTCCCTGCGCGCACAGATCGGCATGGTGACGCAGGATAACTCGCTGCTGCACCGCTCGATCGGCGATAATATCGGGTATGGCCGGATCGATGCGACCGAGGACGAGATCATCGAGGCAGCCAGGCGGGCATCGGCGCATGAGTTCGTCGCGACCCTCAGCGATCAGGATGGGCGCAAGGGGTTCGAATCGCGTGTCGGCGAGCGCGGCGTCAAGCTCTCGGGCGGGCAGCGCCAGCGCATCGCCATCGCCCGCGTGCTGCTCAAGGATGCTCCGATTCTGATCCTGGACGAGGCCACCTCGGCACTTGATTCAGAGGTCGAGGCGACGATCCAGGAGCAGCTCACGGCGCTGATGCAGGGCAAGACCGTGATTGCGATCGCACACCGACTCTCGACCATTGCGGCGCTCGATCGGCTGATCGTGCTCGACAAGGGGCGCATCGTCGATCAGGGCAGCCATGCCGAGCTCGTCGCGCGTGGTGGCCTCTATGCCCGGCTCTGGGCGCGCCAGTCGGGTGGTTTCCTGGCCGTTGCCGACCCGGAGACGGTCACGGCCTGA